In the Mycolicibacterium thermoresistibile genome, one interval contains:
- the mbp1 gene encoding microaggregate-binding protein 1, with the protein MADTGPQEGIKGVVEDAKGKTKEAVGTVTGRDDMINEGKAQQDKADAQRDAAKKEAEAESARGGAKAAEERQKENQ; encoded by the coding sequence ATGGCCGATACCGGTCCTCAGGAAGGCATCAAGGGCGTCGTCGAAGACGCGAAGGGCAAGACCAAGGAAGCCGTCGGCACCGTGACGGGGCGCGACGACATGATCAACGAGGGCAAAGCCCAGCAGGACAAGGCGGACGCCCAGCGGGACGCCGCGAAAAAGGAAGCCGAAGCGGAATCCGCGCGCGGCGGCGCCAAAGCGGCTGAAGAGCGTCAGAAGGAAAATCAGTAA
- a CDS encoding glycosyltransferase family 1 protein — MDSFVAGRHRYVVPASATQPQQARGLLGRHWSNAVEVPTSWLRDEDIDLVVLQRPEEFELAERWLGRRLGHDVPAVYVEHNAPRPFAVDSVHPVADRRDIPLIHVTEFNELMWDNGTAPTMVINHGIADPGRLYTGEIPAAAAMINEPLRRWRTVGADLLGDLAAHRPIDVWGIDTLALNDRHPNGLVRGRGDVPPPQLWREVARRRLYLHTARWTSLGLSLVVPTEAGVVSANPKTLAYALERFATDFAEASAAGKAARDFAVANFSLDRFLTQWDEVIHGHCR; from the coding sequence ATGGACTCCTTCGTCGCCGGTCGACACCGCTACGTCGTCCCGGCCAGCGCGACCCAACCCCAGCAGGCGCGCGGTCTGCTCGGTCGCCACTGGTCAAACGCGGTAGAGGTGCCGACAAGCTGGTTGCGCGACGAAGACATCGACCTGGTCGTGCTGCAGCGGCCCGAGGAGTTCGAGTTGGCCGAACGCTGGCTGGGCCGTCGACTCGGTCACGACGTTCCGGCCGTTTACGTCGAGCACAACGCCCCGCGCCCGTTTGCGGTAGACAGTGTGCACCCGGTGGCGGACCGTCGTGACATCCCGCTCATCCACGTCACCGAGTTCAACGAACTCATGTGGGACAACGGGACGGCGCCCACCATGGTGATCAACCACGGCATCGCCGATCCCGGTCGGCTGTACACCGGCGAGATTCCGGCCGCCGCGGCGATGATCAACGAACCGTTGCGGCGGTGGCGCACCGTCGGTGCGGATCTGCTCGGTGACCTGGCCGCCCACCGCCCGATCGACGTGTGGGGGATCGACACGCTGGCGCTCAATGACCGGCACCCCAACGGACTGGTGCGTGGCCGGGGGGACGTGCCGCCCCCGCAACTGTGGCGCGAGGTCGCCCGCCGCCGACTCTATCTACACACCGCCCGCTGGACATCGTTGGGGCTGTCGTTGGTGGTGCCCACCGAAGCCGGTGTGGTGAGCGCCAACCCGAAGACGCTGGCGTACGCACTGGAGCGGTTCGCCACCGACTTCGCCGAGGCCAGCGCCGCGGGCAAGGCTGCCCGCGACTTCGCGGTGGCCAACTTCTCCCTCGACCGCTTCCTCACTCAATGGGATGAGGTCATCCACGGGCACTGCCGATGA
- a CDS encoding glycosyltransferase: protein MKIAMVSEHASPLAALGGVDAGGQNVHVAELSAALTRRGHEVTVYTRRDDRGLPDRVDTPLGYTVVHVPAGPAEQLPKDELLPYMGPFAQFLDAEWSAHRPDVVHAHFWMSGIATQLASRHLDLPAVQTFHALGVVKKRHQGAEDTSPQERLQLEAMVARGANWVAATCTDEVFELMRMGRSRSRISVVPCGVDLDLFTPDGPQAPRGERRRIVTVGRFVPRKGFDTLVRALPAIPNAELVVVGGPRRSQLRTEPEARRLCTLAEELGVADRVQLYGSVARADMPAVLRSADVVACTPWYEPFGIVPLEAMACGVPVVAAAVGGMLDTVVHDVTGRLVPPRRPAELADTINQLLRDSFLRQSLGAAGRDRARARYSWDRVATDTQRIYDRLVPADYRSATASQMSSG, encoded by the coding sequence ATGAAAATAGCGATGGTTTCCGAGCACGCCAGTCCGTTGGCCGCACTCGGCGGCGTCGATGCCGGAGGGCAGAATGTGCACGTCGCCGAACTGTCCGCCGCCCTGACGCGGCGGGGGCATGAGGTGACCGTGTACACCCGTCGTGACGACCGCGGTCTTCCCGATCGGGTGGACACCCCACTCGGCTACACGGTGGTACACGTTCCGGCGGGTCCGGCCGAGCAGCTCCCCAAAGATGAATTGCTGCCGTACATGGGGCCGTTCGCCCAGTTCCTCGATGCCGAATGGAGCGCGCATCGGCCTGACGTCGTCCACGCCCACTTCTGGATGTCGGGGATCGCCACCCAGTTGGCCAGCCGCCACCTCGACCTGCCGGCCGTTCAGACCTTCCATGCGCTGGGCGTGGTCAAGAAGCGGCACCAGGGCGCCGAGGACACCAGCCCGCAGGAGCGGCTGCAGTTGGAGGCGATGGTGGCCCGGGGTGCCAACTGGGTCGCTGCCACCTGCACCGACGAAGTGTTCGAGCTGATGCGGATGGGGCGGTCGCGGTCGCGGATCTCGGTCGTGCCCTGCGGCGTGGACCTCGACCTGTTCACACCGGACGGGCCGCAGGCACCTCGGGGGGAGCGGCGCCGCATCGTCACGGTCGGGCGGTTTGTGCCACGTAAGGGTTTCGACACCCTGGTGCGGGCGTTGCCGGCCATCCCGAACGCCGAGCTGGTGGTGGTCGGCGGACCGCGGCGTTCGCAACTGCGGACGGAGCCGGAAGCTCGGCGGTTGTGTACGCTCGCCGAGGAGCTGGGGGTGGCCGATCGGGTGCAGCTCTACGGTTCGGTCGCGCGCGCCGACATGCCGGCGGTGTTGCGATCGGCCGATGTGGTGGCCTGCACGCCGTGGTACGAACCGTTCGGCATCGTGCCGTTGGAGGCGATGGCCTGCGGTGTTCCGGTGGTGGCCGCCGCGGTGGGCGGCATGCTCGATACGGTCGTGCACGATGTCACCGGCCGGCTGGTACCGCCCCGGAGGCCGGCCGAACTCGCCGACACGATCAATCAGCTGCTGCGCGACTCGTTTCTGCGCCAAAGCCTGGGCGCGGCGGGCCGCGACCGGGCCCGCGCCCGCTACAGCTGGGATCGGGTCGCGACCGACACCCAGCGCATCTATGACCGGCTGGTGCCGGCCGACTACCGGTCCGCGACGGCCTCACAGATGTCGTCGGGTTAG
- a CDS encoding glycosyltransferase family 2 protein, translating into MTASTRLSFVIASRNRAAELASVVNRLLDTTPCPVIVVDNASDDHSVDVITRIAARSANRVQVIELDSNRGAVGRNAGVAASRTPYVAFCDDDSWWEPDALALGVETFDRYPRVGLLAARTTVLPGGRIDPFSIELARSPLGHRPDLPGPSILGFMSCAAMVRTAAFQAAGGFSDILHFRGEEQLLALDMAALGWELCYLAELLAVHQPSSVRATTAAQDARVLRNDVLTTWLRRPVPQCARAFGRLLRAAGRDRDHARAALEALGRAPAVAAERRRLPARVERSLALLEARERPRVQARNGR; encoded by the coding sequence TTGACCGCATCGACCAGACTGTCGTTTGTCATCGCAAGCCGCAACCGCGCCGCTGAACTCGCCTCGGTGGTGAACCGCCTGCTCGATACGACACCATGCCCGGTCATCGTGGTGGACAACGCATCCGATGATCACTCGGTCGACGTGATCACCCGCATCGCAGCCCGGTCGGCGAACCGGGTGCAGGTCATCGAGTTGGACAGCAACCGCGGCGCCGTCGGCCGCAATGCCGGGGTGGCCGCCAGCCGCACACCTTACGTGGCGTTCTGCGACGACGATTCGTGGTGGGAGCCCGACGCACTGGCGCTCGGTGTGGAAACCTTCGACCGCTACCCGCGCGTCGGACTGCTCGCCGCCCGCACCACGGTGCTACCGGGCGGACGCATCGATCCGTTCAGCATCGAGTTGGCCCGCAGCCCGCTCGGGCACCGGCCCGATCTACCCGGCCCGTCGATCCTGGGGTTCATGAGCTGCGCGGCGATGGTGCGCACCGCGGCGTTTCAGGCCGCCGGCGGTTTCAGCGACATCTTGCATTTCCGCGGTGAGGAGCAACTGCTGGCCCTCGACATGGCGGCACTGGGTTGGGAATTATGTTATCTGGCTGAGCTTCTCGCGGTGCACCAGCCGTCGTCGGTGCGCGCGACCACCGCCGCCCAGGACGCCCGGGTGCTTCGCAACGACGTGCTGACCACCTGGCTGCGCCGACCGGTTCCGCAGTGTGCCCGCGCGTTCGGCCGACTGCTGCGCGCGGCCGGACGCGATCGTGACCACGCCCGCGCCGCACTGGAGGCGCTGGGCCGGGCACCGGCTGTGGCGGCCGAACGCCGCCGGCTGCCGGCGCGGGTGGAACGGTCGCTGGCGCTGCTCGAAGCCCGTGAGAGGCCCCGGGTCCAGGCGCGAAACGGGCGCTAA
- a CDS encoding RtcB family protein: MTTIQGVKVVNFASEIAEEAFELARQTASLPFVYPHVALMPDAHVGMGAAVGTVIPTLGAVIPAAVGVDIGCGMIAARTRFTADDIADKDPAWLRKSLESSIPLSPGNYNRSLRRFDFTQARLDRLERLATESGVDLSHSPKWREQLGSLGGGNHFIELCIDDDEVVWLFLHSGSRGVGHKIARRHIAAAKRQCEQHGIDLPNPDLAYLTEGTPEFDRYITELNWAQQFALANREEMMDRFRQSFARWMRVDPDDVEVQRINTHHNYTVQEQHAGKQVWVTRKGAINAHPGVMGIIPGSMGTRSYIVRGKGNPDSLCSAPHGAGRRFSRTEARRRFSADDLAKRMKGIEYRHGAAWVDEIPDAYKSIDQVMADSVDLVEVVTSLRQVVNVKGT; the protein is encoded by the coding sequence ATGACAACTATTCAAGGCGTCAAAGTCGTCAACTTTGCCAGTGAAATTGCCGAGGAGGCCTTCGAGCTGGCTCGGCAGACGGCGTCGCTGCCCTTCGTCTATCCGCATGTGGCCCTGATGCCCGATGCCCATGTCGGCATGGGCGCGGCCGTCGGCACCGTGATTCCGACGTTGGGCGCGGTGATTCCGGCAGCCGTCGGTGTCGACATCGGTTGCGGCATGATCGCGGCCCGGACCCGGTTCACCGCCGATGACATCGCCGACAAGGACCCCGCCTGGCTGCGCAAGTCGCTCGAATCGTCCATTCCGCTGAGCCCGGGCAACTACAACCGGTCGCTACGCCGGTTCGATTTCACCCAGGCCCGGTTGGACCGCCTGGAGCGGCTTGCGACCGAAAGCGGCGTCGACCTGTCCCACTCGCCGAAGTGGCGTGAACAGCTCGGCTCACTGGGCGGCGGCAACCATTTCATCGAGTTGTGCATCGACGACGACGAGGTGGTGTGGTTGTTCCTGCACTCCGGGTCGCGCGGTGTCGGTCACAAAATCGCCCGCCGGCACATCGCCGCCGCCAAGCGGCAGTGCGAACAGCACGGCATCGATCTGCCGAACCCCGATCTGGCGTACCTGACCGAGGGAACGCCCGAGTTCGATCGCTACATCACCGAATTGAACTGGGCCCAACAGTTCGCGCTGGCCAATCGGGAAGAAATGATGGACCGGTTCCGGCAGTCCTTCGCCCGCTGGATGCGGGTCGACCCCGACGATGTCGAGGTGCAGCGGATCAACACCCACCACAACTACACGGTGCAGGAACAGCACGCCGGCAAACAGGTGTGGGTGACCCGCAAGGGTGCGATCAACGCGCATCCCGGCGTGATGGGCATCATCCCCGGGTCGATGGGCACCCGCTCCTACATCGTCCGCGGCAAGGGCAACCCCGACAGCCTCTGCAGCGCCCCGCACGGGGCGGGTCGCCGGTTCTCCCGCACCGAGGCGCGGCGCCGCTTCAGCGCCGACGATCTGGCCAAGCGGATGAAGGGCATCGAATACCGCCACGGTGCCGCGTGGGTGGACGAGATTCCGGACGCCTACAAGTCGATCGATCAGGTGATGGCGGACTCGGTCGACCTCGTCGAGGTGGTCACCAGCCTGCGTCAGGTCGTCAACGTCAAGGGCACCTGA
- a CDS encoding NAD-dependent epimerase/dehydratase family protein has translation MSNEKFDEKIEICVFSPLTSGIIQVHAGIRGLGNLIFNVCQKWRICDRNTDIGEDQFRGIVRNGPNSVDRRARPSNTKFSRSLRGYPDQMRDVNRVVVFGGAGFVGGHLCERLLSRGAQVVCVALPS, from the coding sequence TTGTCGAACGAGAAGTTTGACGAAAAAATTGAAATATGCGTTTTCAGCCCGCTGACCAGCGGAATCATCCAGGTTCACGCTGGTATCCGCGGACTCGGGAATCTGATTTTCAATGTGTGTCAGAAATGGCGAATATGCGACCGAAATACGGATATCGGCGAGGATCAATTCCGTGGCATCGTCCGAAATGGTCCGAATTCCGTCGACCGTCGCGCCAGACCGTCAAACACCAAGTTTTCTCGATCACTTCGTGGGTACCCGGACCAAATGCGTGACGTGAACCGGGTGGTGGTGTTCGGCGGGGCCGGCTTCGTCGGTGGGCACCTGTGTGAGCGCCTGCTCTCCCGCGGCGCGCAGGTGGTGTGTGTGGCTCTTCCGAGTTAG
- a CDS encoding UDP binding domain-containing protein has translation MSHRHDPNRSHQTPTNSEEPDPYLAAKDADAILVLTEWPEFRDLDWAFVAEQAPGAVLVDTRNLLDRAAVTEAGLTYLGNGTAPGY, from the coding sequence ATCAGTCACCGACACGATCCGAATCGGTCACACCAGACCCCTACCAACTCGGAAGAGCCTGACCCCTACCTGGCCGCCAAAGACGCCGACGCGATTCTGGTACTCACCGAATGGCCCGAATTCCGGGATCTGGACTGGGCTTTCGTCGCCGAGCAGGCGCCCGGGGCGGTGTTGGTCGACACCCGCAACCTGCTCGACCGCGCCGCGGTGACCGAGGCCGGGCTGACCTATCTGGGCAACGGGACGGCACCCGGGTACTGA
- a CDS encoding cutinase family protein, whose translation MIRRHLRRLSRIGSAVGAALTTASLITGTVITSTVVAGTAVPAAAAQPCPDVQVVFARGTGEPPGVGPTGQAFIDALRPRVGDRSLDVYAVNYPAIDVWNTGIDGIRDAGAHVVRMAEQCPDTRLVLGGFSQGAAVMGFVTSAEVPAGVDPATVPKPLDPDIAEHVAAVVLFGMPNARAMNFLGTPPVVIGPLYEDKTVKLCAVDDPVCSNGMNFAAHNTYATNAAMVDQGAAFAADRLGVASDKPLPTPSSGQNFGN comes from the coding sequence ATGATTCGCCGTCACCTGCGTCGATTGTCCAGAATCGGATCGGCGGTCGGGGCTGCGCTGACCACCGCCTCCCTCATCACCGGCACCGTCATCACCAGTACCGTCGTCGCCGGTACCGCGGTCCCGGCAGCCGCGGCCCAACCCTGCCCCGATGTGCAGGTGGTGTTTGCCCGCGGCACCGGCGAACCGCCCGGCGTGGGCCCGACCGGACAGGCGTTCATCGACGCGCTGCGGCCCCGGGTCGGTGACCGGTCATTGGACGTGTACGCGGTGAACTACCCGGCGATCGACGTGTGGAACACCGGGATCGACGGAATCCGGGACGCCGGGGCGCATGTCGTCCGGATGGCCGAGCAGTGCCCCGACACCCGCCTGGTGCTCGGCGGCTTCTCCCAGGGCGCGGCCGTGATGGGGTTCGTCACCTCCGCGGAGGTGCCCGCCGGCGTCGATCCGGCCACCGTGCCCAAACCGTTGGATCCCGACATCGCCGAGCACGTCGCCGCCGTGGTGCTGTTCGGCATGCCGAACGCGCGGGCGATGAACTTCCTCGGCACCCCACCGGTGGTGATCGGCCCACTGTATGAGGACAAGACCGTCAAGCTGTGCGCGGTCGACGATCCGGTCTGTTCGAACGGCATGAACTTCGCCGCCCACAACACCTACGCCACCAACGCGGCCATGGTGGATCAGGGTGCGGCGTTCGCGGCTGACCGGCTCGGGGTGGCGTCCGACAAACCGCTGCCGACGCCGTCGTCCGGTCAGAACTTCGGCAACTGA
- a CDS encoding DNA topoisomerase IB produces the protein MTLRRSDPNRPGLRRVRRGRGFSYQDESGAAITDPATLRRIHDLTIPPAWREVWISPHPDGHIQAVGRDAAGRRQYLYHAQWQEERSEEKFDRTLEMSAQLPAMRRQLLADLRGRGLSRDRVLALALHLLDLGYFRAGGEQYAEENESFGIATLRCEHVSLQRSAVEFDYPAKSGVRRTWSVADPDVMRAVRALLRRPDRGDRFLVCRITDRWVEVQADDLNERFRELVGADYTVKDLRTWHGTVLAAVAFADADPPVDPKVVKRVESAVFNEVAEALGNTPAVARSSYVDPRVVQAYEHGVTIAATTRRAERTRDPRERREILEAGTARMLRKVARGL, from the coding sequence GTGACGCTGCGCCGCAGCGATCCGAACCGACCCGGATTGCGCAGGGTGCGCCGCGGCAGAGGATTCTCGTATCAGGACGAGAGCGGTGCGGCGATCACCGATCCGGCGACGCTGCGACGGATACACGATCTGACCATTCCGCCGGCGTGGCGGGAGGTGTGGATCAGCCCGCACCCCGACGGGCACATCCAGGCGGTCGGGCGCGACGCGGCCGGCCGGAGACAGTACCTCTACCACGCACAGTGGCAGGAGGAACGCAGCGAGGAGAAGTTCGACCGGACGCTGGAGATGTCGGCACAACTGCCCGCGATGCGGCGGCAGCTCCTCGCCGATCTCCGTGGCCGCGGACTGTCCCGTGACCGGGTGCTGGCGTTGGCCCTGCACCTGCTCGACCTCGGGTACTTCCGGGCGGGCGGCGAGCAGTACGCCGAGGAGAACGAGTCGTTCGGCATCGCGACGCTGCGGTGTGAGCATGTCTCGTTGCAGCGCAGCGCGGTCGAGTTCGACTATCCGGCCAAGAGCGGTGTCCGTCGGACGTGGTCGGTCGCCGACCCGGACGTGATGCGCGCGGTGCGGGCCCTGCTGCGACGGCCGGATCGCGGGGACCGGTTCCTGGTCTGCCGGATCACCGACCGGTGGGTGGAGGTGCAGGCCGATGACCTCAACGAACGATTCAGGGAGCTGGTCGGTGCCGACTACACGGTGAAGGATCTGCGGACCTGGCACGGCACCGTGCTCGCGGCGGTGGCCTTCGCCGACGCCGATCCACCGGTCGACCCGAAAGTCGTCAAACGAGTCGAGTCGGCCGTGTTCAACGAGGTGGCCGAGGCACTCGGAAACACACCCGCGGTGGCCCGGTCGTCCTACGTCGATCCCCGCGTGGTGCAGGCCTACGAACACGGGGTCACCATCGCGGCGACGACCCGCCGCGCCGAGCGCACCCGCGATCCGCGGGAGCGGCGGGAGATCCTCGAGGCCGGAACGGCACGGATGCTGCGGAAGGTCGCCCGCGGACTCTGA
- a CDS encoding ATP-binding protein, whose translation MAVGSNDSADGSARSVELRVAATLENLAVLRTLVAAVGTFEDLDFDAVADLRLAVDEACTRLVRSAVPGATLVVRVHPYDDVVVVEASTTVTETDILSPGSFSWHVLNSLTDEVRTFQDGQQASGAQVCGIAMTTRRASSLR comes from the coding sequence ATGGCCGTCGGAAGCAATGACAGCGCGGACGGTAGCGCTCGATCTGTTGAGCTGCGGGTAGCGGCGACGCTGGAGAACCTCGCGGTGCTCCGCACGCTGGTGGCCGCCGTCGGCACGTTCGAGGACCTCGATTTCGACGCGGTCGCCGATCTGCGGCTGGCCGTCGACGAGGCGTGCACGCGGCTTGTCCGGTCCGCTGTCCCGGGCGCCACCCTGGTGGTGCGGGTGCATCCCTACGACGACGTGGTGGTCGTGGAGGCGTCGACCACGGTCACCGAGACCGACATCCTGTCACCCGGCAGCTTCAGCTGGCACGTCCTGAACTCGCTCACCGACGAGGTGCGCACCTTCCAGGACGGGCAGCAGGCGTCGGGGGCACAGGTGTGCGGGATCGCGATGACCACGAGGCGAGCGAGTTCCCTCAGGTGA